In Brassica napus cultivar Da-Ae chromosome A3, Da-Ae, whole genome shotgun sequence, the sequence TCCTTAATTTCCAAAATCAActaaatctttaaaaaatttcagagagaaagaagacgaatctcttgaagatttggaaaaaaaaattgatgatgcAGAGGAAGAAGCTTGCAATGAAAAGGGCTAAAACGCACCGTGAAGATTCCAATGCAGAGAATGCGAGTGATGAAGAGAGTGGTGACGATGAGACGAAACCTTATCCATTGTCTTCCCGCGAAGGTAAAGCGCAAAGAGTTGTTTTCAAATAGTGTCGACAGTGAAGAGCTTATGGCATTAGGAAATACATTTAGGTCGACCAATGTTTCACTATGCGGTataattttctttctaaatttCTGTTTTTCTTGTTGAGAACATGTTTGTTTTCGCTTACTCTTGCATTTCTTGTAGGAGGAACCAACACAAATACTTTCCCAAGGTATTTCTCAAGAACAATCACAAGCTTGATCAAGTGTTCTATCGGTTATAATGGCTCACGGTCTACATCTCTTTTGTTATGTAATGAGTCCGAACTTCTATGTCTTTTGTTGTGTCATGAGTCTTTTGTTATGTAATGGTTAACAATTCTTAACTCTTTTGTTATGTAATGCTTCAAAACTCTATGTCATATCTTCTTTGTTATGTATTGGTTCTATTAATGGTTCACAATCCTTTCCTTGTGTCTTACCCTAACCAAAACACCAGTAGGAAATAAGCAGTAACACTGTCATGAAAAAACAAGCAAACTTGTTCAAACATTACCATGAACAACAACCTAAGCGTCATCAATAATAGAAGTAAATCTTTACTATCTCACCTGCATTTGTTGGGAAACCCACAAGCTTTATTTGAACTCATGGTGAAAaggaaactattttttttcatgaaattAGGAATTGCAatcacgaagaagaagaagagaagaacccTTAATTTTAATGAGTCACCAAAACTCACAGtcacaattttattaattaacagATGTTTAAGTCTAATTAATGGTTGACTTTGAGATGATTAAAAGGCTGAGTCAACAGAAGTTTGGAATGAATGGGGATTAAAATGGCGTTTTCcctttgtttttcaaaaaactcgATGTGAAATTTATTAATCGGAAATAAATGTTCTTAGTTACGGCTGGACAAAATATCTGAACCAAAAAATAGACAGAATTTGATCCAAAAAGTTATATTAAACCCCAACGGCAAAGTTTTCAAAAGAGACCCTTTCATCTGATTGGTAAGAAGAAGTAAACAAATTTATGAAATAGTTTGCAGCTATCTGCTCTTTTGATATTTCAGCTAGATGAGTCACTCCTTCGAATCATGCAACTGATCCAAACGATTTGATTCCCTGGATCATGTGTGAATTCAACTCACAAATCTTCTCATAATATGGCTGGTTTTGTTTGTATTCATTCTCCAACtgaatttgaatattatttattatctcTTTTAAATTATGaggattttctttctttcatctGCTTAAAGCTCTTTTACGATTCTTAATTCGGCCTGCAACAGAGGATCATTATCTTTGATCAGGCCAATTCCAAACTCTTCCAATAACTTCCTTCACCAAGGTTTTGAGCAGCATTCTTTTGTAAAATCTAAAAGATCCCTGGTAAGAATTCTAAGAAGCGAAAGTTTTGAGAAGATCTGGTATGTGGTTTGAGACACATTTATCCAGAAAAGTTTGGTTAGATGCTAGGAATGACTCGAACCAAAGCTTATTACCAAAACACTTGTCTAACTTTGATTGGATCAACATATCACCCTTTTTTTTACTCCAAGTGAAATTACTGTGAAATTAGTTCTTGTCCCTGGTAACTCTTGCATCCCACAACCCTTCAACATATTTGAGAAATGCTGAAAAGATAAATCACTTCTTTCAAACCTCCTATTTTCTCTTCAACATATCACCCTTTCTTTCATTGACTCTCTACTTGCAAAAGTCTTTTCCAAACCTTTTGGCGTTCTGAAACATGTGGATGACTATATACaccagaaacaaaaaaactcaGCATCTCCTATCTTTACATTCACatccaaaatattcttatcAGAAGTTATGATTTAATTCCACTTCACAACATCTCTTCAAAAAACAGCCAGCCCTCCACATTTACCAACTGGATTCACCGTATATACAAAGTCAAATCCCAACTTATTGCTAAATATCTACAACCAAATTTCTACTATTCATCGTCTCCATAAAAAAAACCATCTCATGAAAATTATCTCATTTGTACACTCATTCATGATGgcgttttggaaaaaaaaaattaaaaatatgtttaaaatatcGTCAATTGAAATGATCAAAGGTGAGAACCATAAGACACAAATCTCTTATTCAATATTCAACATTATAGAACATatgatatacaaaatataatcgATCCAAACATACTTATATAAGTCTTATAAGCCTTACTTATGAAGAGACTggaaaatatatgatttcaaattCCTTAAACTATGCTTTTGAAGGTGATTCATATTTCACAATTTCTGAGTCTCTATAATAATGTTTCTTCACAGCTTCAGTTACATCCACGACAACTGTCATACCTTTAGGAATCACAACCAAATCCCCTGCCGTTAACTCAAAGGctacttctttttcttctttttgctgCTCGTCTATAGTCACTTTCAGCTTCCCTTCCAAGAAGTACATCGTCTCTGTCTTCTTAAACTTCCATGGAAATTTGCGTGGAATGCTTTCCCATCTGCTAAAGCATTCGAGCACATAGGCTTAGAACCCACCAGAGAACAAAGAGACACTGTTTTAGTAAAGAATAACAAAATTGTATTTGTGTCAGGCGTGACcatggttttattatttttgttataatattgTGAATGCCAACAGATTCTTGCATTAGGATATCAAAGCTACTATTGGTGTCTTCCCACTACAATTTTATTCATAATTAGCTGTTGTGGAGGTTTTTTGGATGTTCTACAAATGATATGGATGTCTGGACTTTAGTTTAAAATCTAGGTTAGGTTGGGCGTTTTATCCAGACCCGGAAATCAATGATCAAGAACCGATAATAACGGTTTGGGTCCTGCATATTGTTATTGGTTCGGTTCTGGGTATTACTCAATATCTGAGTGGGTACCTTAGGGACCCAGAAATACTAAGTGAATTAGTTATACCATAATTAACCCCAATCTTTTAAGTGGGGTTCTTCCTTCTTCGTTTTGGCTAAGAGACGATTTTTAgcgttttttagattttaattaaaaaaatctaagaaccgtctcttaaataagagatataagagtcgTATCTTAtccaaaaatgtaaaaaaaaaagtgtcaaatcatgagttaaagctaagagacggtttttaacttttcttagattttaattaagaaaatctaagaaccgtttcttaaataagagatataagagtcgTCTCTTAtccaaaaaatgtaaaaaaaaaaaaagtcaaatcatgagttaagaatccTGGCTAAAAGACCGAGGTTAATCATGCCCTTATATTTTAGGGTATTGGTGTAggtattttagtatatttgatattttgaatatgttttttacCGGGAGTATATGTCagtattttggtttatttttttgaaaataattttggtttttttttgttatatacaCCTTTTCAGTTATATTTTGGGTAATAGATACTCAAACTGAACCATATTTACTAAGTTTCGACTATTAAACGGTTCTGAAACTGAAAACTGAACAGATCAGAAGAATCTGAGACCGAACCTAATCACTTGTGGGTTCTAAATGGTCCAAAATCACTCAATTCGATATATTGAAAACCATTCGTTTTTATCCGAAACTGATTTGAATATCCGACTATATGTACCTAATTTCAGTTATTAAAGATCATACTAAAAATAAGCTACGTTTACTAAAAGTAGTTCACAATGAAACACCTTTTtcttgttatttaaaataatataacttgCTATTAGTATACCAGACCTATTGACCTTTATGGGAATAGTAAAGCAATTGGTTCTTagtattttggatatatatttttttgctttttgatTTTCAGGAatattttttagggttttagatatttttatagattttcaaatatattttaaatatttcgggtaataaatatctgaaccaaatcatattcaaaaagtttaaagtatTAAACCGTTATGAAAATTAGAAAGCTAACCAACTTGGAATCAAACTGATTACAGGTTCTAAACTTCTAAATGGATCCAAATTCACTCTACCCAATATATCTGAAAGACTGAAACCAATCAGTGCTTACCCCAAACCAATTTGAATATCATTTCGTAAGAGTAATTCTTGATGatggaacctttttttttgttttctgaatAATCTTAACTTGCCACTTAAAATCAACACTAACACACCACTACTCTTGACCTCTGTGGGGATGTTAAGCAATTGGTTGTTAGTTCTGATGCATTTCAAGGGTTAAAGGATAATATAGACTATCGAAAACCAAGTTCTATATATAAACACCACTAAAACAAAGACGGATATCGATGAGCTATAAGAGAACAAAAACTTAGAAGAGTACAGAAAAACACTGACACAGGCCAAGAAGCAACCCCGAGTTCAACAAGCTTGGCATCCGAAGGTTTTCTCAAGATCTTGACTCCATGAATATCAGTGGGAATCGCAGGAGCGAACACCGAATCACAATTTGGTTCCATAGTTGAAGAAAAACAACGAGATTAATATGTGTGGTTTGTAGAGAGTTCTTGACATGTATGTATATCAGTATCTACGTATTATCGTTGCGTAATAAAGACATAGGCGGGGACATTTCCGAAAATGATATCAGGGTTACATTTAAACAACTTTTTGGGTGTAAGTGTACTTTAAACATGCAAGCATTTTGTGTACATAATATTGTATAAAAACTCCATAAATTTGTATTCAAAAATAACAAATGAAATTAGGGCTCTGAGTTGAACTAGCCAAAAATTACAAATTcgataaactataaaataatgattttcaAAACTTCTGCTTAGATAGATATAAGATACTACTTACTAATAAGTATTAATTTCAAAGTTATATGCACATACAAGtgagataaaatataaaaacttacGCTAGTTTATTTGTTTAACTTCAAAGTAATGCCACATTGGTAATCATCTCAAATTTAAAGATTCTTCTATGTAAAATACagaataattagattttttttgtgaatagtTGAAAGGatagttttatttattctttttcatAATGGTGGAccagtatataaaattttcatagtATCAGTTATCTGATTTAACgattaaattcttaatatatatatataaaatttattttggttatttagatttttttttctacggAAGGAATAGACTTCCGATAACAGGACAATAACAAGTTGAGAAAAACGACCTAATAAAGGACAATAAAGGAAAAGATGTGGATGCTATTCTAGTACTCGTGATCGACACGTCCCATATTTTGATTGTTTCCCAGTCACACGTCATTTTTTCaataaataagatttttagAAGACAATAACAGAGGTCGTCAGAAAAGGAGGACAATAACAGAAAATTTTTAAGAGGACcataaaccatttttttttaaactaaaacaaatagGTGAATTGGCTATATACTGGACAGCTAAATAAAGAATATACCATATTGAAATGACATTAGGTGAATAACCATAACCAAaagaattaaattattttatcccTGTCGATGATAAATCTGCATTGCCTTGTATGTGTATGTACTGTTTTCTGTAAACTAAAATAATCTTACTCCATTGATTTTACTTCGGTGATGATTGGTTCGACCGTGGCTTTAAAAATTTAGCTGTAGATGTTTAGCTGTAGATAAATTGGTTATAGCTGTAAAGTTGTTACTGTAGACTTTTTCTGCAGAGACTTTTGttgtagttaaatttgttgtagctgtaagttataggctgtagatattttaaaataaaatatatgaaatatgtgttgtatatataaaattattattttatatgaattaaaataatttatattaatacttttttgttataaattatcaaaatttattgtaatttaaaatgtgatatgtaaataatatttatattatttaaatatcttaataattaaaaaacactcaaattcaaaattaaaatatttataaaagttctattatgattatataatttatttgatattatagatattttttttttcattttacagaTTCTACAGCCTAAAAAGAGATGATGTAGCAtttttgcctaaaatacataagaaaagGTTTTGCTTTttggctgacaaaaaaaaaaaaggttttgctttattttttttgctgtagctttaaaaataaagctaaagcatgattggtaaaactaaattaaaacttgatgtagactttaatttttaaaagtagaactacagcatgattggtaaaatttagtgatttaaaaataaataaagttaaagTATAGAGATAAAGCTCAACCAATCACCCATTTGTTAAtcttacattaaatattaatcaaaatttttaaatactaCTTTACAAACACGGGGTTTTGAGTATATACTATGATCCAGTACAAGAAAACGTGAGTATATTTAATGTAAGATATTAAACTTATGTATTGTGTTTTGTGTTTGAAGTTATGCGAtattaaaatgtgatatgtttGAAGTTTATTATGTTAACTTGTGTCAAgtgttattatattataaattatgtgTAATAACTATAATTTGATACCATCATTATCATCAAAATTACACAAAATTGATAAGGGGATAACACATAAGTGTCCTTTAATTTTCACAACCAGAGTTTTAGTAAATGATTTATAACGAAGACAATTGTTTATTTTTAGTAAAAGGCGAAAGAATAGTTTGATTTGTGGTCGGGTGGTCAAGGCGTTCCGTGGATCTCTAAGGGACCCGAGTTCGAATCCGCACGACACCAGATTTCCACAGTGTGTGACCACCGGAACTTTCACATTCTCTCTCTGGAGAAtagtttaccatttttttttttttaaaaacttgaaGGAATGGATAAATTATTAGACAAAgagtttttttaatagattgggTACAAAATAGGCTTGACTAGTTtctccgctaccacccgcaaatgcagtttttgcggttggtagcggttgacagcgtttcgaaacaatcacataaaccgctacaaatcgcttcaaaccgcttcgaacttcataaaattaaaagctggttccaggtagcgtttgcggttgcgacGGGTTGCGGGTGGATAAATAAATCTAACTTTTTtacaaaagtttttaaaatttttacaattaaaattttaaaatggtaatattataaataaaaatatatacatattttatatattaatttaaattcacaaacaatatcataatttattttataaaagctttaaactaactaactattcattagaattttaaaaaattaatatacatacatatataaagatatacacatatatataatgaaaCAAAATGTTCTTTCAAACGTTTaatataaatcttcaaaaaggtaattaaaattatcactttcaattaattaaaaaaattaaataaataaacataatattattaatcatgttatattgataattattatattttattacaatagtatgtttttatattttataatgttataatatgttaatattagtaatttattattaaaccgcTGCAATATCTTATAATCAACCAGTCATAAATATTCCGCAAACGCAACAATTTTAAAACGTTGTGCCAGTCGCTTAGTATGATTAGAGTTATTCTAAattatttctctttctaaaattattattttgtgtttcatATTAGAAGCATTAAATGAAATGATTTCTCctgacaaaataaaattttagaaagtCTAACCGGCTGAAAAAATGAGGCATGCAAatggatcattttttttttgataaaatgcaTGAATGGATCATGTTAcaccataattttttattaaaaaataactagattttttaaccgcgctacgcgcggataagatattatatgtatttcacaattctaaaaaataatgtataatattgtattatattatttaaagaatataaaataagactacataacataaatatattttttattttttctttgtgaaaatcattatgttgtttgattgttgtacttaattcacatatttgcatagatatttgtgatagatgaataactatatttttattatcaataaataatatatatttattatataatataagaaaaatgaaattatttactttttaacaaacttgtctcatgttggggactcggttatagacatatcatattcgaatgaaacatttttacatttatcaatcttcttaacaattaagaaacaaatctgaatatcaaaacaatatctcatacgatctctttgtggaataactgctctgaagaaattgaatttatgcataaaaaaagactggaaatggatgtgcatatgtgttatctaagtcagctttaaaaaaaactatttatagttcatatatcatttatgttcatcctatttttgtgtccatcatttcttaaacatcttgaaataagtaatgctaattaataataaactttttttctcacaaaataaaaatcaaattttgtttaattatcgcttaatttgtctaactgatatatgtatttctcaattctaaaaaaataatgtataatattgtattacattatttaaagaatataaaatatgactacataacataaatatactttttaaattttctttatgaaaatcattatgttgtttgattgttgtacttgattcacatatttgcatagatatttgtgatagaagaataactatatttttattatcagtaaataatatatattgattatataatataagaaaaataaaattatttactttttaaacaaacttgtctcatgttggggactcggttatagacatatcatattcgaaggagacatttttacagttatcaatcttcttaacattgaaaaaacaaatctacatatcaaaacaatatctcatatgatctatttgtggaataactactctgaagaaattgaatttaggcatcaaaaaggactggaaatggatatgcagatatgttatctaagtctgcttcacaaagtactattcatagttcatatatcattaatatccatcctatttttttgtccaccatttcttaaacatcttgaaataactgatgctaattaataataaacttttgctggaaaaaaaatcaaatttgtcttattatcacttaaatatttttttaatatggtctaagaagcttttaagtgatatcatagtttaatttattagtttttttgttactttttagaggtttttgtatttaagatcttttttcatattaagcttctatttctttcacataattgatatatatatatatatatcataaaaattaccatcaaatcagttttacttatttattattttgttttaacgaaaatacactttttaaataatttaatttaaaataaaattatatattaatttgctgtattttaacaatttcattgatttaattaatttgttttggtggataacttaaaaagttttcatatgaatcggggaaagcaagcttatgttgttatattatatttattttgtgtatatagaatctatatataatgttagtttaataaagaaagaacattattttttttgtaacttcaaaaagatacattattacaatttgaaatgaatcaaaattgaataaaatggtaattaaatatttgtaaatctaattgtttagttggattctcatgaaaaaaaaatcgattggttaaacaaacgtttcaaaaaaatttgtggtatttttttgtatataaattataaaatttattgaattaatatatttaattattgcatccttaaataatattttattaagacattagaaaaatatgttttgagttgttttgtcaaattgtacaaaaatctatgctttttcatatttgtaacttcaaaagatacattatgacaatttgaaattaatcaaaattgaataaaatggtaattaaatatttgtaaatctaattattttttttatcttgtttagttggattctcatgaaaaaaatcgataggttaaacaaatgtttcaaaatttgttatgttattgttttgtctataaattacaaaatttattgaattaatatatttaattattacacccttaaataatattttattaagaaattagagaagtatgttttgagttgttttgtcaaaattttacaaaaatctatgctttttcatatttgtcacgaaaatttatatgttaaacttacttttacaaaattcttaactttgtcacgaaaacaaaatctatgctttttcatatttgtcaacgttctcacactttctaagaatatattagcttagtcacttacttattttttttttacaaaacaaagtatcggagtcttgaaagttgaatttatattattgtaaatgtacataagagtttgtgattatatacttagtggttcttgtatatgtgtccaagaatgtttcaatggcttagtggtaactgtcctatatatatcatactaacccggattcgattctcaccttcgcattgtttttataaaataaaattatatattaatttgctgtattttaacaatttcattgatttaattaatttgttttggtggataacttaaaaagttttcatacgaatcggggaaagcaagcttatgttgttatattatatttattttgtgtatatagaatctatatataatgttagtttaataaagaaagaacattattttttttgtaacttcaaaaagatacattattacaatttgaaatgaatcaaaattgaataaaatggtaattaaatatttgtaaatctaattgtttagttggattctcatgaaaaaaaaatcgattggttaaacaaacgtttcaaaaaaatttgtggtatttttttgtatataaattataaaatttattgaattaatatatttaattattgcatccttaaataatattttattaagacattagaaaaatatgttttgagttgttttgtcaaattgtacaaaaatctatgctttttcatatttgtaacttcaaaagatacattatgacaatttgaaattaatcaaaattgaataaaatggtaattaaatatttgtaaatctaattattttttttatcttgtttagttggattctcatgaaaaaaatcgataggttaaacaaatgtttcaaaatttgttatgttattgttttgtctataaattacaaaatttattgaattaatatatttaattattacacccttaaataatattttattaagaaattagagaagtatgttttgagttgttttgtcaaaattttacaaaaatctatgctttttcatatttgtcacgaaaatttatatgttaaacttacttttacaaaattcttaactttgtcacgaaaacaaaatctatgctttttcatatttgtcaacgttctcacactttctaagaatatattagcttagtcacttacttattttttttttacaaaacaaagtatcggagtcttgaaagttgaatttatattattgtaaatgtacataagagtttgtgattatatacttagtggttcttgtatatgtgtccaagaatgtttcaatggcttagtggtaactgtcctatatatatcatactaacccggattcgattctcaccttcgcattgttttttttattttttacgaaaagtaaatgagatgacatggcaatttcgggttc encodes:
- the BNAA03G24310D gene encoding uncharacterized protein BNAA03G24310D isoform X3 — encoded protein: MPSLLNSGLLLGLSYVLECFSRWESIPRKFPWKFKKTETMYFLEGKLKVTIDEQQKEEKEVAFELTAGDLVVIPKGMTVVVDVTEAVKKHYYRDSEIVKYESPSKA
- the BNAA03G24310D gene encoding uncharacterized protein BNAA03G24310D isoform X1: MEPNCDSVFAPAIPTDIHGVKILRKPSDAKLVELGVASWPVRWESIPRKFPWKFKKTETMYFLEGKLKVTIDEQQKEEKEVAFELTAGDLVVIPKGMTVVVDVTEAVKKHYYRDSEIVKYESPSKA
- the BNAA03G24310D gene encoding uncharacterized protein BNAA03G24310D isoform X2 — its product is MEPNCDSVFAPAIPTDIHGVKILRKPSDAKLVELGVASWPVWESIPRKFPWKFKKTETMYFLEGKLKVTIDEQQKEEKEVAFELTAGDLVVIPKGMTVVVDVTEAVKKHYYRDSEIVKYESPSKA